The proteins below come from a single Ictalurus punctatus breed USDA103 chromosome 29, Coco_2.0, whole genome shotgun sequence genomic window:
- the dctpp1 gene encoding glutamyl-tRNA(Gln) amidotransferase subunit B, mitochondrial has product MMEAKENGSLHASADEKKTNSEVHVKQNGHREEAEARFCFTPEPSLEDIRQMQAEFTDQRDWNQFHQPRNLLLALVGEVGEVSELFQWRGEVAEGLPGWSEAEREHLAQELSDVLIYLVELAEKCRVDLPQAVLRKMALNRLKYPASKVHGSAKKYTEYQD; this is encoded by the coding sequence ATGATGGAAGCAAAAGAAAACGGTTCTCTTCACGCGAGCGCAGATGAAAAGAAGACGAACAGCGAGGTGCACGTGAAACAAAATGGCCACCGTGAAGAAGCCGAGGCGAGATTCTGCTTCACCCCGGAGCCGAGTCTGGAGGACATCCGGCAGATGCAGGCCGAGTTCACGGACCAGCGCGATTGGAATCAGTTCCACCAGCCGCGCAACCTGCTGCTCGCTCTGGTCGGGGAGGTGGGCGAGGTGTCCGAGCTGTTCCAGTGGCGCGGAGAAGTGGCGGAAGGGTTACCGGGCTGGAGCGAGGCCGAGCGCGAACACTTGGCCCAGGAGCTCAGCGACGTGCTCATCTACCTGGTGGAGCTCGCCGAGAAGTGCCGCGTGGACCTGCCGCAAGCCGTGCTGCGCAAGATGGCCCTCAACCGGCTCAAATACCCGGCCAGCAAAGTGCACGGCTCGGCCAAGAAGTACACCGAGTATCAGGACTGA
- the gatb gene encoding glutamyl-tRNA(Gln) amidotransferase subunit B, mitochondrial: protein MAASCSGNSALLHKCVQLKSMCNIHQSSGVFMRRIWTSRSKCQLQPKLQSKRAPQMVGVVALEIHAQIHATSKLFSSSRVGFSAPPNSHVSFFDASLPGTLPVLNRRCVEAAVMTGLALNCRINTKSLFDRKHYFYADLPAGYQITQQRVPIAVNGSLSFSYLGGKKRSETMTKSVRVRQIQLEQDSGKSLHDDQRSRTLIDLNRAGVGLMEVVMEPDMCCGEEAAAAVRELQLILQTLGTCQGNMAEGQLRVDANVSVHHPGEPLGVRAEVKNINSARFVARAIDYEIQRQIEVLESGGTVLNETRAFDSKTGTTVSMRDKEGLQDYRFMPEPNLPPLFVYESVATVPDGVDPAHVVVIDRLKAQLPELPGAKRTRLMEEYGILPEHSFTLVSEDGLMDFFERVVQKTKMEPRKLIGWVMKELMGNLNQRNLKVTQSPVSPEALAQLLNLLESGFISSSAAKVVFQEMWKAPEKRVEHLVKELDLGLISDQEELVKICQRVMDAHPDLVQVIRGGNKKVLNKLMGAVQKESKGRADPVHLRNILEEMTS from the exons atggccgcctcCTGTTCGGGAAACAGCGCTTTGCTGCACAAATGTGTTCAATTGAAAAGCATGTGTAATATACATCAGAGTAGTGGTGTGTTTATGAGGAGGATATGGACGTCTAGGTCTAAATGCCAACTTCAGCCCAAGTTACAGAGTAAACG TGCTCCTCAGATGGTGGGCGTGGTTGCCTTGGAGATCCACGCGCAGATTCATGCCACGTCAAAGCTGTTCTCGAGCTCGCGTGTTGGATTCTCAGCCCCACCCAATTCACACGTGTCATTCTTCGACGCCTCTCTTCCCGGCACGCTTCCG GTTCTGAACAGGAGGTGTGTAGAGGCGGCTGTAATGACCGGTCTTGCCCTCAACTGCAGAATCAACACAAAGTCTCTTTTCGACAGGAAGCACTACTTTTACGCTGATCTTCCC GCAGGTTATCAGATCACTCAGCAGCGAGTGCCCATCGCAGTGAACGGATCTCTCAGCTTCAGTTATTTAGGTGGGAAGAAGAGGAGTGAGACGATGACGAAGAGCGTGAGAGTCAGACAGATCCAGCTGGAGCAGGACAGCGGGAAAAGTCTCCATGACGACCAGAGGAGCCGTACGCTCATCGACCTGAACCGCGCCG gTGTGGGTCTGATGGAGGTGGTGATGGAGCCTGATATGTGTTGTGGTGAAGAAGCAGCAGCCGCAGTGCGAGAGCTACAACTCATCCTACAGACACTCGGAACCTGCCAGGGAAACATGGCtg AGGGACAGTTGCGAGTGGATGCTAACGTATCTGTCCATCATCCCGGAGAGCCGCTTGGCGTTCGTGCTGAAGTGAAGAACATCAACAGTGCTCGGTTTGTTGCCAGGGCGATCG ATTATGAGATCCAGAGGCAGATTGAGGTTCTGGAGAGTGGGGGGACGGTTCTGAACGAGACGAGAGCTTTTGACAGCAAAACCGg AACGACAGTGTCCATGAGAGATAAAGAAGGTCTACAGGACTACAG GTTCATGCCGGAGCCCAACCTTCCTCCTCTGTTTGTTTACGAGAGCGTGGCCACAGTGCCGGATGGTGTTGACCCCGCCCACGTCGTGGTGATTGACAGATTGAAGGCACAGTTACCTGAGCTGCCCGGAGCGAAGCGGACGAGACTTATGGAGGAGTACGGCATCCTGCCAGAGCACAGCTTCACTCTGGtg agTGAAGACGGACTGATGGACTTTTTCGAGCGCGTCGTCCAAAAGACGAAAATGGAACCGAGGAAGCTGATTGGCTGGGTGATGAAGGAGCTGATGGGTAACCTGAACCAGCGAAACCTGAAGGTTACACAGAG CCCCGTCTCCCCCGAGGCGCTTGCACAACTGCTGAATCTTCTCGAGTCTGGTTTCATCTCGTCCTCTGCCGCTAAAGTG GTGTTCCAGGAAATGTGGAAGGCTCCGGAAAAGCGTGTGGAGCACCTGGTGAAGGAACTGGATTTAGGGCTTATCAGTGATCAAGAGGAACTCGTAAAGATCTGCCAGAGAGTGATGGATGCTCATCCTGATCTG GTGCAGGTGATCAGAGGGGGCAATAAGAAGGTGCTGAATAAACTGATGGGCGCCGTTCAGAAGGAATCCAAAGGCCGAGCCGATCCGGTCCATCTCAGGAACATCCTGGAGGAAATGACATCGTGA